Proteins from a genomic interval of Phycisphaerae bacterium:
- a CDS encoding V-type ATP synthase subunit B, with translation MRKYYNEISRIAGNVVTVRAGEVGYDHLAVITSDRGESLAQVIRLEGQQVSLQVFAGTQGVSNNDRVRMLHKPMQMPFSEALLGRVFDGSGRPRDGRGEVDAERVSTGSPPVNPIKRRRPDKMVQTGIPMIDVFNSLVESQKLPIFSVAGEPYNELLARIGLQADAEIIILGGMGLRHDDYLKFRHTFEEGGVLGRAIMFVHTAADPVVECLMVPDLCLAVGEQFALQGKRVLVLLTDMTAFSDALKEIAIIMEQIPSNRGYPGDLYTQLARRYEKAVDFDGAGSMTLLACVTMPGGDVTHPVPDNTGYITEGQFYLRNGRIEPFGSLSRLKQQVNGKTRDDHRAIMDGCIQLYALCRESREKRDMGFEMSDWDNKLLKYGQLLEERIMDLSVNIPLFEALDRCWAILAECFEPAETGIRRTIIEKHWPKSAS, from the coding sequence ATGAGGAAGTACTACAACGAGATCAGCCGTATCGCCGGCAACGTGGTCACGGTCCGGGCCGGGGAGGTCGGCTATGACCATCTGGCAGTGATCACCTCGGATCGCGGTGAGTCGCTCGCCCAGGTTATCCGCCTGGAAGGCCAGCAGGTCAGTTTGCAGGTGTTTGCTGGCACACAAGGCGTGTCCAACAACGACCGGGTCCGGATGCTGCACAAGCCCATGCAGATGCCGTTCTCCGAGGCCCTGCTCGGCCGGGTGTTCGACGGATCGGGCCGCCCGCGCGACGGACGCGGCGAGGTCGATGCCGAACGGGTGAGTACCGGCTCGCCGCCGGTCAACCCCATCAAGCGCCGCCGGCCGGACAAGATGGTCCAGACCGGCATTCCGATGATCGATGTGTTCAACTCCCTGGTCGAATCGCAGAAGCTGCCGATCTTCTCGGTTGCCGGCGAGCCGTATAACGAATTACTGGCCCGGATCGGCCTCCAGGCCGACGCGGAGATCATCATTCTCGGCGGCATGGGCTTGAGGCACGACGACTACCTCAAGTTCCGTCACACCTTCGAGGAGGGCGGGGTGCTCGGACGGGCCATCATGTTCGTCCACACCGCGGCGGATCCGGTGGTCGAGTGCCTGATGGTGCCGGACCTGTGCCTGGCGGTCGGCGAGCAGTTCGCATTGCAGGGTAAGCGAGTTCTGGTGTTGCTCACCGACATGACCGCGTTTTCGGACGCCCTCAAGGAGATCGCGATCATCATGGAGCAAATCCCGTCGAACCGCGGCTACCCCGGCGATCTTTACACCCAGCTTGCCCGGCGCTACGAGAAAGCGGTCGATTTCGACGGGGCCGGCTCGATGACCCTGCTGGCCTGCGTGACCATGCCCGGCGGCGACGTCACCCACCCGGTACCAGACAACACCGGTTACATCACCGAGGGGCAGTTCTACCTGCGCAACGGGCGGATCGAACCCTTCGGATCGCTCTCGCGGCTCAAGCAGCAGGTCAACGGAAAGACCCGCGACGACCACCGGGCGATCATGGATGGCTGTATCCAGTTGTACGCCCTCTGCCGCGAAAGCCGCGAGAAACGGGACATGGGCTTCGAGATGTCGGACTGGGACAACAAGCTGCTCAAGTACGGACAGCTGCTCGAGGAGCGGATCATGGACCTGTCGGTCAACATTCCGTTGTTCGAGGCCCTGGACCGCTGCTGGGCGATTCTGGCCGAGTGCTTCGAACCGGCCGAGACCGGCATTCGCCGGACGATCATCGAGAAGCACTGGCCGAAGAGCGCGTCGTGA
- a CDS encoding V-type ATP synthase subunit D, with amino-acid sequence MDEGTDRTVAAKVKLTRPELKRYRDALHRFQRYLPMLKLKQQQLQIAQRDIARKRREAEAALRAAEAEFRRFEGVMADLAGVSVRRLADPVEVRTSSMNVAGVSVPVFQEVVFAPISYSLFGTPPWVDQVVEGYRELNRRSAQMDVYARQYELLTRELTRITQRVNLFEKVKIPEAQEAIRVIRIKLGDEMTAAVGRAKIAKSKLAAGMEPLVLAEGSDTGPVGWSETNDPEEAGG; translated from the coding sequence ATGGACGAGGGAACGGATAGAACCGTGGCCGCGAAGGTCAAACTCACCCGCCCCGAACTGAAGCGCTACAGAGATGCCCTGCATCGCTTCCAGCGCTATCTGCCCATGCTGAAGCTCAAGCAGCAGCAGCTGCAGATCGCCCAGCGAGACATCGCCCGCAAGCGTCGCGAGGCCGAGGCGGCGTTGCGGGCGGCGGAGGCCGAGTTCCGGAGGTTCGAGGGCGTGATGGCCGATCTGGCTGGCGTGTCCGTGCGCAGATTGGCCGACCCGGTCGAGGTCAGGACCTCGAGCATGAACGTGGCCGGCGTGTCTGTTCCCGTGTTTCAGGAGGTGGTGTTTGCCCCCATCTCATACAGTCTGTTCGGCACGCCGCCGTGGGTGGACCAGGTGGTTGAAGGCTATCGCGAACTGAACCGCCGCAGCGCACAGATGGACGTCTACGCCCGCCAATACGAGTTGCTCACCCGGGAGCTGACTCGGATCACCCAGCGCGTCAACCTCTTCGAGAAGGTGAAGATCCCGGAAGCCCAGGAGGCCATCCGGGTCATTCGGATCAAGCTGGGCGACGAGATGACCGCAGCCGTCGGCCGGGCCAAGATCGCCAAGAGCAAGCTGGCTGCGGGCATGGAGCCCCTGGTCCTCGCCGAGGGCTCGGACACGGGCCCGGTCGGCTGGAGCGAGACAAATGACCCCGAGGAGGCGGGCGGATGA
- a CDS encoding V-type ATP synthase subunit K (produces ATP from ADP in the presence of a proton gradient across the membrane; the K subunit is a nonenzymatic component which binds the dimeric form by interacting with the G and E subunits) codes for MSSLAHTSFPAILGAAEPANVFGTVGVALALGLAAMGSALGIGAAGQAAAGAWGKEARSGKPLSFTYIIMVGAPISQTLYAMIVMNRLGALLKDAPDLAAANTGLLLGIGLATGLGEMFSAWMQGQIGAAGVRALSDGEGKGFAFIIIALGIVETVGIFTMVFMLGMIPSIPAAVQAG; via the coding sequence ATGAGTTCCCTGGCCCACACCAGCTTTCCGGCAATCCTCGGTGCCGCTGAGCCGGCCAACGTGTTCGGCACGGTGGGCGTGGCCCTGGCCCTGGGTCTGGCGGCCATGGGTAGTGCACTTGGCATCGGGGCCGCCGGTCAAGCCGCCGCGGGAGCCTGGGGCAAGGAGGCTCGATCCGGCAAGCCCTTGAGCTTCACCTACATCATCATGGTCGGCGCCCCGATCAGTCAGACGCTCTATGCCATGATCGTCATGAACCGCCTGGGGGCACTTCTCAAAGACGCCCCCGACTTGGCGGCGGCGAACACCGGCCTTCTGCTGGGTATCGGCCTGGCCACCGGTCTCGGCGAGATGTTCTCGGCCTGGATGCAGGGACAAATCGGCGCGGCCGGCGTGCGAGCACTCAGCGACGGTGAAGGCAAGGGTTTCGCGTTCATCATCATCGCGTTGGGCATCGTCGAAACCGTCGGCATCTTCACCATGGTCTTCATGCTGGGCATGATCCCTTCCATTCCAGCGGCCGTACAGGCCGGCTGA
- a CDS encoding sugar phosphate isomerase/epimerase has protein sequence MKLGLVTYNMAPDWDLATIIDRCRKLKLAAVELRTTHKHGVEPALSKAERADVRKRFTDSGIVLCSLGSTCEYHDPDLARLAKQIEVTKQFIGLAEDLGAKGVKVRPNGLPKGVPEEKTLDQIGRALATCGQAASDAGVEIWLEVHGSETSHPPRIRRILDIAGRSNVGATWNSNGTDLKDGSVKPYFDLLRDKIMSVHINELTGGYPYGELFGLLNQSGYDRFALIEAQGFKTRNADPADVMRFLQYYVALWGELSKPAQV, from the coding sequence ATGAAGCTGGGGCTGGTGACCTACAACATGGCCCCGGACTGGGATCTGGCGACGATCATCGATCGATGCCGCAAGTTGAAGCTGGCCGCCGTCGAGCTGCGTACCACGCACAAGCACGGGGTCGAGCCGGCGCTGTCGAAAGCCGAGCGAGCCGATGTCCGCAAGCGGTTCACCGATTCCGGCATAGTGTTGTGCAGCCTGGGCTCGACCTGCGAGTACCACGATCCGGACCTGGCCAGGCTGGCGAAGCAGATTGAGGTGACCAAGCAGTTTATCGGCCTGGCCGAGGATCTCGGGGCCAAGGGCGTCAAGGTTCGGCCCAACGGGCTTCCCAAGGGCGTACCCGAGGAGAAGACACTGGACCAGATCGGCAGGGCTCTGGCCACATGTGGGCAGGCGGCATCCGATGCAGGTGTCGAGATCTGGCTCGAGGTTCATGGTTCTGAGACGTCCCATCCGCCGCGGATCCGGAGGATCCTGGATATCGCCGGCCGGTCCAACGTCGGTGCAACATGGAATTCCAACGGCACGGACCTCAAAGACGGCTCGGTCAAGCCCTACTTCGATCTGCTTCGCGACAAGATCATGTCGGTGCACATCAACGAATTGACCGGCGGATATCCCTATGGAGAGCTGTTCGGGCTGCTCAACCAGAGCGGTTACGACCGGTTCGCACTGATTGAGGCTCAGGGTTTCAAGACCAGGAACGCCGATCCCGCGGACGTGATGCGATTCCTGCAATACTACGTCGCCTTGTGGGGCGAGTTGTCGAAGCCCGCTCAGGTGTGA
- a CDS encoding phosphoenolpyruvate carboxykinase (GTP), with product MTQHTELEKWIQECAALCQPDKIVWIDGSDAQRDVLRAEAVATGELVELNQDKLPGCYFHRTSPTDVARTEHLTYICTKEKENAGPSNNWMSPSEGYRRAAEIFRGSMRGRTMYVIPFSLGPVGSVFSKVGVELTDSIYVVLNMLIMVRCGREVLEVLGTDGRFTRCLHGKADCNPDRRLILHFPEDNTIWSVGSGYGGNVLLSKKCMALRLGSHFAREEGWLAEHMLILGVEAPSGRIEYLAAAFPSACGKTNLAMLVPPEGLTRKGYRIWTVGDDIAWMRIDTDGQLWGVNPETGFFGVAPGTNSTTNPNAIATVRRNTIFTNVLLRENKTVWWEGADGPPPAQGIDWKGDPWRPDVVDEKGKPVPGAHANARFTAPVTQCPSISFRIEHHHGVPISAIVFGGRRARLSPLVYQAYSWQHGVFMGASMASERTAAQYGTIGEVRRDPMAMLPFCGYHMGDYFRHWLQMGQRMRRPPKVFHVNWFRTDEEGEFLWPGYGDNLRVLEWILDRCRGQAEAIASPIGYLPTPDSLDMTGLDLSPKVVEGLLRVDRSEWLKEVESVREYFATFGDRLPHALGDELDSLHRRLLT from the coding sequence ATGACTCAGCACACAGAACTCGAGAAGTGGATTCAGGAATGCGCTGCGCTCTGCCAGCCGGACAAGATCGTCTGGATTGACGGGAGCGACGCCCAGCGGGATGTCCTCCGGGCCGAGGCGGTGGCGACCGGGGAACTGGTTGAACTGAATCAGGACAAGCTGCCGGGCTGCTATTTCCACCGCACATCCCCGACGGATGTCGCTCGCACGGAGCATCTGACCTACATCTGCACGAAGGAGAAGGAGAACGCCGGCCCGAGCAACAACTGGATGAGTCCGAGCGAGGGGTATCGCCGGGCAGCAGAGATTTTCCGAGGCTCGATGCGCGGGCGGACGATGTATGTGATTCCGTTTTCGCTCGGGCCGGTCGGCTCGGTATTCTCGAAGGTGGGCGTGGAACTGACGGACAGCATCTACGTGGTGCTCAACATGCTCATCATGGTGCGGTGCGGGCGCGAGGTTCTCGAGGTCTTGGGCACGGACGGTCGGTTTACCCGATGCCTTCACGGCAAGGCGGACTGTAACCCGGATCGTCGTCTGATCCTGCACTTTCCTGAGGACAACACGATCTGGAGCGTCGGCTCGGGGTACGGCGGGAACGTGCTGCTCAGCAAGAAGTGTATGGCCCTGCGGCTGGGCAGCCATTTCGCCCGTGAGGAAGGCTGGCTTGCGGAGCACATGCTCATCCTCGGCGTCGAAGCCCCGTCGGGGCGAATTGAGTATCTGGCGGCCGCGTTTCCGAGCGCTTGCGGAAAGACCAACCTGGCCATGCTGGTGCCGCCCGAGGGCCTGACCCGCAAGGGCTATCGGATCTGGACGGTCGGCGATGATATCGCCTGGATGCGGATCGATACCGACGGCCAGTTGTGGGGCGTGAATCCGGAGACGGGTTTCTTTGGCGTTGCCCCGGGCACGAACTCGACGACGAACCCGAATGCGATCGCGACGGTACGACGGAACACGATTTTCACCAACGTGCTGCTTCGCGAGAACAAGACGGTCTGGTGGGAAGGCGCCGACGGTCCGCCGCCGGCGCAGGGCATCGATTGGAAGGGTGACCCGTGGCGACCGGACGTGGTGGACGAGAAGGGCAAACCCGTACCCGGCGCCCATGCCAATGCGCGATTCACAGCTCCGGTGACGCAGTGTCCCTCGATCAGCTTCCGCATCGAGCACCACCACGGCGTACCCATCTCGGCGATCGTGTTTGGCGGCCGCCGGGCTCGGCTGTCGCCGCTGGTGTACCAGGCTTACAGCTGGCAGCACGGTGTGTTCATGGGGGCGAGCATGGCTTCCGAACGGACCGCGGCCCAATACGGGACGATCGGCGAGGTTCGCCGTGACCCGATGGCCATGCTGCCGTTCTGTGGTTACCACATGGGCGATTACTTCCGTCACTGGCTGCAGATGGGCCAGCGGATGCGGCGGCCGCCGAAGGTGTTCCACGTGAACTGGTTCCGGACCGATGAGGAAGGGGAGTTCTTGTGGCCCGGCTACGGGGACAACCTGCGGGTGTTGGAGTGGATCCTGGACCGCTGCCGCGGGCAGGCTGAAGCGATTGCGTCGCCGATCGGCTACCTGCCCACGCCGGACAGCCTGGACATGACCGGGCTGGACCTGTCGCCCAAGGTGGTTGAGGGACTGCTCCGGGTGGATCGGTCGGAATGGCTCAAGGAAGTCGAGAGCGTTCGGGAGTACTTCGCGACGTTCGGGGACCGCCTGCCTCACGCCTTGGGCGACGAGTTGGATTCGCTGCATCGGCGGCTGCTGACCTGA
- a CDS encoding VanZ family protein: MLPELLRSSLNDAWRGDDRGDRGGVPQAADSAGGKPAVLRRRTIYLLCFLGILGILYGSFAPFQVDRARQFGWGLLWHPFIPSDAIANVLIYVPMGVCLRLMVRRRGSIRLAEYAATVAVAGSLSYLAEACQTVLVYRVASWLDVISNVSGAAIGASMAPTVQRVIRNQHAALYLGLRSRPYGAAAAATLIVLAVAALMPFDVHPTMSHLGRRLHMLAQSSLALSWTAAASPSTPLTPLQNVDKLIGASAFGFGAMILVLAGCEAGRLREVAVRYALTRMLTVATVIELLQLFTVAHVADPRDLLIAWACCGLGAAIGSRLIARSPRRLPQPANVLRGLVLVVAIGLAGRGAVAVVLPTGGEHAVMSSWLPMATSFHRPWDSLLGAYLSGLAWYGLFAGSLVLSFRAAGRVPRWAASTTAAAALLGQAVLAMSGHPVDTAHIFLALLAGGLVQRADRVLFGPCRTGAEPVCKLV, from the coding sequence GTGTTACCGGAACTACTACGGTCCAGCCTGAACGACGCGTGGCGCGGCGATGATCGCGGCGATCGTGGCGGTGTTCCCCAAGCGGCGGATTCGGCGGGTGGCAAGCCTGCGGTTCTGCGGCGGCGTACGATCTATCTGCTCTGCTTCCTCGGTATTCTCGGCATTCTGTACGGTAGTTTTGCCCCGTTCCAGGTGGATCGCGCGCGCCAGTTTGGCTGGGGGCTGCTCTGGCATCCCTTCATTCCCAGCGATGCCATCGCCAACGTACTGATCTATGTCCCGATGGGGGTCTGCCTGCGGCTCATGGTTCGGCGGCGAGGGTCGATCCGGCTGGCTGAATACGCGGCAACCGTGGCCGTGGCGGGGAGTTTGAGCTATCTGGCTGAGGCTTGCCAGACGGTGCTGGTCTATCGAGTGGCGAGCTGGCTCGACGTGATCTCCAACGTGAGCGGAGCGGCCATCGGAGCGAGCATGGCTCCGACCGTGCAGCGGGTGATCCGCAATCAACATGCAGCTCTATACCTTGGTTTGCGCAGCCGGCCGTACGGCGCTGCGGCGGCGGCAACGCTGATTGTTCTGGCGGTTGCGGCGCTGATGCCGTTCGACGTGCATCCGACCATGAGCCATCTGGGGCGGCGGCTGCACATGTTGGCTCAATCCTCGCTGGCCCTTTCCTGGACGGCTGCGGCCAGTCCGAGCACTCCGCTGACTCCGCTGCAGAATGTCGACAAGTTGATCGGCGCCTCGGCCTTCGGTTTCGGGGCGATGATTCTGGTGTTGGCTGGGTGCGAGGCGGGCCGCCTGCGTGAGGTGGCCGTGAGGTACGCGTTAACTCGGATGCTCACCGTGGCGACGGTGATTGAGCTGCTCCAGCTGTTCACGGTGGCTCATGTGGCCGATCCGCGTGATCTCCTGATCGCCTGGGCCTGCTGTGGACTGGGAGCGGCCATTGGGTCTCGGCTGATTGCCCGATCCCCGCGTCGGCTTCCGCAGCCGGCGAACGTGCTGCGCGGCCTGGTACTCGTCGTGGCGATCGGTTTGGCGGGGCGCGGCGCCGTCGCGGTTGTGCTTCCGACGGGCGGCGAGCACGCGGTGATGTCTTCATGGCTGCCGATGGCGACTTCATTCCACCGTCCATGGGATAGTCTCTTGGGGGCCTATTTGAGCGGTTTGGCCTGGTACGGGCTTTTCGCAGGTTCGCTGGTCTTGAGTTTCCGGGCTGCCGGCCGCGTGCCGCGTTGGGCTGCGTCGACCACGGCCGCGGCCGCGCTTCTGGGGCAGGCGGTTCTGGCGATGAGCGGGCACCCCGTGGACACGGCTCACATCTTCCTGGCGCTGCTGGCTGGCGGGCTGGTCCAGCGAGCTGACCGCGTCCTGTTTGGGCCATGCCGGACGGGCGCCGAGCCAGTTTGCAAACTCGTATGA
- a CDS encoding MMPL family transporter, protein MVDLLGQWIARRSWVLVFVWMAVLAAGVCWAMFTEPLPPSDLGSFLPEGSPQNKAVEVLRQAFPELAARSSAIVVAHREAGLTSEDFTWLGSLAVEIGKATGGVVLSPAMPFFNLRLVSEDRQVGMVVANLKTGFISDASAVEVRRIEALAASGCPAGLQLEFTGVAAIGRDYAAATRKAMHHTTWVTITAVLVILVVVYRSPVGAFVPLASIGTSVFLAFVLLSLLVHGGWQVTDIERLFAVVLLFGAGVDYALFWIAGYRELVVETPGLNAAAVEATRCTSPAIIASAATTICGLSMMIASDLIPTKNVGRVLAPVLVVALLAALTLSPAVARLLGRALFWPVGMKAPPSLGQRTVWPILAGYVGRAPGTILVLGVLVLGLPALKAPWIELRYDSLSELPLGSSSERGFRLLEKHFAPGQLFSTQVVLDFERALPEGDALEKTCRELSDRIMRLPGVEDVYSLDAPLGSRGWGRQVAVVDGLIKRAAKPYYQSPKGPLLRFEVLIKHRPFSREAMALIGEVQGIALAYGHELGAGGSAAEVTLSGLTPYIIDVRTISGADQVRVMCLVTIVIGLIVVAVVWDLPLTLFMIFATWLTYGATLTICDACFVHLFGESGLDWKVCMIVFVIVVAVGQDYNIFLVSRLQREARRADVREATARAIVNTGSVISNCGLIMAATLGSLAVGGLSLLRQIGLALAVGILIDTFFVRPVLIPSFFLVWRRRAGTPGEAGGAG, encoded by the coding sequence ATGGTTGACCTTCTTGGGCAGTGGATTGCCCGCAGATCATGGGTTCTCGTCTTTGTCTGGATGGCGGTACTGGCCGCCGGCGTCTGCTGGGCCATGTTTACCGAGCCGTTGCCGCCAAGCGACCTCGGTTCGTTTCTGCCTGAGGGTTCGCCGCAGAACAAGGCCGTGGAGGTCCTTCGCCAAGCGTTTCCGGAACTGGCCGCCCGCAGCAGCGCGATCGTCGTGGCCCATCGTGAAGCCGGCCTGACGTCCGAGGATTTCACCTGGCTCGGTTCATTGGCCGTCGAGATCGGGAAGGCGACTGGCGGGGTGGTTCTTTCGCCCGCGATGCCCTTTTTCAACCTCAGGTTGGTCAGCGAGGACAGGCAGGTCGGCATGGTCGTGGCCAATCTCAAGACCGGCTTCATCAGCGACGCCTCGGCTGTCGAGGTTCGCAGGATTGAGGCGTTGGCGGCTTCGGGGTGTCCAGCGGGCCTGCAGCTGGAGTTCACCGGCGTCGCCGCGATCGGGCGTGATTATGCCGCCGCGACCCGAAAAGCCATGCATCACACCACGTGGGTGACCATCACCGCCGTGCTGGTCATTCTGGTCGTGGTGTATCGTTCGCCGGTAGGGGCTTTTGTGCCCCTGGCCTCGATCGGCACCAGCGTCTTTCTGGCGTTTGTTCTACTGAGCCTGCTGGTCCACGGGGGATGGCAGGTTACCGACATCGAGCGACTGTTCGCGGTGGTTCTTCTGTTCGGCGCGGGCGTTGACTATGCGCTGTTCTGGATTGCCGGATACCGGGAACTGGTTGTGGAGACGCCGGGCCTCAACGCCGCCGCCGTGGAAGCGACCCGGTGCACCAGCCCGGCGATTATCGCCAGCGCCGCGACGACGATTTGCGGGCTTAGCATGATGATCGCTTCCGACCTCATTCCCACCAAGAACGTGGGCAGGGTTCTGGCCCCGGTGCTGGTCGTCGCCCTGCTCGCCGCATTGACTCTCTCTCCTGCCGTCGCCCGGCTGCTGGGCAGAGCGTTGTTCTGGCCCGTTGGGATGAAGGCCCCGCCGAGCCTGGGCCAGAGGACGGTCTGGCCGATCCTGGCCGGATACGTTGGCCGCGCGCCTGGAACCATCCTCGTCCTGGGCGTCCTGGTTCTAGGCCTTCCCGCACTGAAGGCTCCGTGGATCGAGCTTCGTTACGACTCGCTTTCCGAACTGCCCCTGGGTTCTTCTTCCGAACGTGGGTTCAGGTTGCTGGAGAAGCACTTTGCGCCCGGCCAGCTGTTTTCGACCCAGGTCGTGTTAGACTTCGAGAGAGCCTTGCCGGAAGGTGACGCTCTGGAGAAGACATGCCGTGAACTCAGCGACAGGATCATGCGTCTCCCCGGTGTTGAGGATGTCTATTCCCTCGACGCCCCGCTGGGTTCTCGTGGCTGGGGCAGGCAGGTCGCGGTCGTGGACGGCCTGATCAAGCGCGCTGCCAAGCCATACTATCAGTCGCCGAAGGGCCCGCTGCTCAGGTTCGAAGTGCTGATCAAACACCGGCCCTTCTCGCGAGAAGCCATGGCCCTGATCGGGGAGGTTCAGGGGATTGCGCTGGCGTATGGCCACGAGCTGGGTGCGGGTGGGTCGGCGGCGGAGGTGACGCTTTCCGGGCTGACACCGTATATCATCGACGTTCGGACCATCTCCGGTGCCGACCAGGTGCGGGTCATGTGCCTGGTAACGATTGTGATCGGTCTTATCGTCGTGGCCGTGGTCTGGGATCTGCCACTGACCTTGTTCATGATCTTCGCGACCTGGCTGACTTACGGCGCGACGCTGACGATTTGCGATGCCTGCTTCGTCCACTTGTTCGGAGAGAGCGGCCTGGACTGGAAAGTCTGCATGATCGTGTTCGTGATCGTGGTGGCCGTCGGGCAGGACTACAACATTTTCCTTGTGTCGCGCCTCCAGCGTGAGGCCCGGCGGGCGGACGTCCGCGAGGCCACGGCCCGGGCCATCGTCAACACCGGTTCGGTGATCAGCAACTGCGGTCTGATTATGGCGGCCACGCTCGGCTCCCTGGCGGTCGGCGGCCTTTCTCTCCTTCGTCAGATCGGCTTGGCCCTGGCGGTGGGTATCCTGATCGACACCTTCTTCGTGCGTCCGGTGCTGATCCCCAGTTTCTTCCTGGTTTGGCGTCGGCGGGCCGGCACGCCCGGTGAGGCAGGCGGTGCCGGGTGA
- a CDS encoding uroporphyrinogen decarboxylase family protein, with product MNGRDRVLAMIEARTTDSIPLMPITMMFAADWIGVEYGRYATDHRTLVEAQIRTAEAFDFDHVSCISDPTREAADCGARIEFFADQPPAIVEQDARLANKADLVRLHMPDPLGGGRMHDRVKAAALLKERVGGTKLIEGWIEGPIAEAADLRGLNTLMLDLVDDPGFVRDLFAFVVEMELQFAKAQIEAGVELIGVGDAAASLVGPRLYQDLVWPYEKQLVDGLHALGTRVRLHICGKTRQITAPMGTLSCEIVDLDSMTPLSEARTAMGPNQLLLGNINPVTILRNGTPEEVRAAIAACHREAGPRYIVGAGCEVPRETPDANLRALCAYAREHRP from the coding sequence ATGAACGGACGCGATCGCGTTTTGGCAATGATCGAGGCCCGAACGACGGACTCAATCCCTCTGATGCCGATCACCATGATGTTCGCCGCGGACTGGATCGGAGTCGAGTACGGGCGATACGCAACCGACCACCGCACGCTGGTCGAGGCCCAAATCCGCACCGCTGAAGCATTCGACTTCGACCACGTCTCGTGCATCTCCGACCCGACCCGCGAGGCGGCGGACTGCGGAGCCAGGATCGAGTTCTTCGCTGATCAGCCACCGGCCATCGTCGAACAGGATGCCCGCCTGGCAAACAAGGCCGATCTGGTGCGTCTCCACATGCCCGACCCGCTGGGCGGCGGCCGAATGCACGATCGCGTCAAGGCTGCGGCACTGCTCAAGGAGCGCGTGGGCGGGACGAAACTGATCGAGGGCTGGATCGAAGGGCCCATCGCAGAGGCCGCCGACCTGCGCGGGCTGAACACGCTGATGCTGGATCTCGTCGATGATCCGGGCTTCGTGCGCGACCTTTTCGCCTTTGTGGTGGAGATGGAGCTTCAATTCGCCAAGGCCCAGATTGAAGCTGGAGTGGAACTGATCGGCGTCGGCGATGCGGCCGCGTCCCTGGTCGGTCCGCGACTCTACCAGGACCTGGTCTGGCCATACGAGAAACAACTCGTCGACGGTCTCCATGCCCTGGGAACCCGCGTCCGGCTCCACATCTGCGGCAAGACGCGACAGATCACCGCCCCCATGGGCACCCTAAGCTGCGAAATCGTCGACCTGGACTCGATGACGCCCCTTTCCGAAGCCAGAACGGCGATGGGGCCAAATCAGCTGCTTTTGGGCAATATCAATCCCGTGACCATTCTCCGGAACGGCACCCCAGAGGAGGTGCGGGCCGCGATCGCGGCGTGCCACCGGGAGGCCGGTCCACGGTACATCGTCGGAGCGGGCTGTGAGGTTCCGCGGGAGACGCCGGATGCCAATCTGCGCGCTCTGTGCGCCTATGCTCGAGAGCATCGCCCGTAG